The stretch of DNA TTCTACGTCTCCGGTCCGGCGAAACCCGTCACCGGCTGTTGCTTTCGCCATGTTTTGGTTCGATTTCGGCTTGGCGTATTCCTCGACTTTGGCGGTGCAGAGCAGCGTCGGCGTACCGTTGATGGACACTGCATCGGAGCCGCAGATACCGTGGCCGCACGAATAGCGGAAGGCCAGCGTCGGATCGAGGTCGCGTTTGATGGCGAGCAGGCAGTCGAGTACGGTCTGCCCGGCATGCGTCTCGATGGTGTAATCCTGCGTGAAATGCCGGCCGCGGATACGGCGTCGTGAAGGTGAGGGGCCGAACGGGCTGCCGCCTCGTGCCTTGCCTCCGAACGGGCTCGAAGAATGGCGGCGTGCGTGCTCGGGTCCCGATTTCGGGGTGAACCGATGGATTCGGATGGTCACCGTTGTGCTGTGTATTGCATCTTCACTCATTGCCGCTGCCTTCATCGTTGCTTCCGTCTGCCAGTCTGCCACGAACCGTGGCCTGCAGGACGTAGGGACTTCGGATGGATTATTGGATTCGTCGCCTTGGTCAGTAGGCTCGCGATTTCGGCGGCATGTCAACGATATGGACCGGCTGCCAGAAAACGTCGCCTGTGGCGTCGGCCATGGAATGGGCAAGGAAATGCTCGTCGTCGCGCTGCGGGAAATCGGTACGGGCGAAGGCGCCACGAGACTCGTGCCTCGCGGCCGAGGCGTCGAGCATCGCCTGGGCCAGCTCGATGAGGTTGCCGACCTCCCATATCGCCGTGAGTTCCTGGTTGAAGGCGGTGGCGCTTGAATGGGTGCGGAGGGCCTTGGCTCGGGGCAGCAGTTGTTCGGCGATGATGTGCTGCGCCTCGGCGATGCTCTTGGCGTCGCAACGCACCGCCACCGCATGCTCCATGGTCGTGCCGAGGTCGGCCAGCAGCCGATAAGGATTATCGCGGCCGGCATCCGGTTCATGGTCGGAAACATCCGTCGTGGAAGATGAAGCGGCTTCGCCTTCGGGCAGTGAGATGGACGCGGATACGTTGCTAGCAACTCCGGTGGTTCCAGCAAGATCATCGTCAGTGGATGATGTCAATAACGTTTTGATTGACGACTGACGTTTGTCGGCCGCCAGTTGCGTAGTATTCCGGTTTTCGCTATCGCAGGATTGTTCGTCGCTGCTGCCGGTATCGTTCGCTTCGTCGCCGATGGCCTGGGCGATGGATTCGCCGGCGCGGGTGCCGAACAGGCAGGCGTCGAGCAGGCTGTTGCCGCCCAAGCGGTTCGCGCCGTGGACGCTGACGCACGAGCATTCGCCGGCCGCATACAGGCTTTCGACGATATCACGTTTGCCGTCGCGCCACTGGTAGACCTGACCGTCGGTGGTGATGGGAATGCCGCCCATGGTGTAATGCGCCGTCGGCTTGACCGCCACCCAGTCCCGGCTCGGGTCCAATCCCGCGTAGTCACGGATGGTTTCGACCACTTGGGGTAGCACGTCCAGCATATGCGCCTTGTCGATGCCGGTCATGTCCAGCCACACGCAGTCTTTCGGGCCATTCGGTTCCTTCGGGTCGGCTACGCCTCGTCCTGCGTCGACCTCGGCCATGATGGAACGGCTGACCACATCGCGTGCCGCCAGATCCTTGTGCTCCGGGGCGTAACGGGCCATGAAGGCCTCTCCGTCGGCGTTGCGTAGGATGCCGCCTTCGCCGCGGGAGGCTTCGGAAAGCAGGATGCCGGTGTGGGCGAGACCGGTGGGGTGGAATTGCACGAATTCGCAATCCTCAAGCTGCAGTCCGGCCTTGAGTGCCAACGCCATACCATCTCCGGTCAGATCCCAGGAGTTCGAGGTCGTGTGGAAGAGTCTTCCGGCTCCGCCGCTCGCCATGAGGACGTTACGGGAGGCGATGGGGTGGGTCTTGCCGGTGTGGGTGTCGAATGCGACCACGCCGCAGGCCCGATCCTTGGCATCGTTCAAGACCAGATCGGTGACGTACCATTCCTCGGCGAACTGTACTCCTGCGCCGATGCACTGCTGCCACAGCGCGTAGAGGATCTGGTGACCGATCCGGTCGGCCGCATAAGCCGCTCGTTTTATCGGCGCCTTACCATAATCCTTGGTATGTCCGCCGAATTTGCGCTGGGCGATATGCCCATCCGGTGTACGCGAGAACGCTACGCCGCTGCGTTCGAGATTGATGACGGTCTGCGGGGCATATTGCGCCAGTATCTTCGCTGCGTCCTGATCGACCAGCCAATCGCCGCCCTTGACGGTGTCGTAATAATGCCAGTGCCAGTCATCGTGCTCGATGTTGCCGAGGCTCGCCGCGATGCCGCCCTCAGCGCTACCGGTATGCGAGCGCAACGCCTGCAGTTTCGAGATCACCAGAAGTTTCGGGCGATGGCCCTTGGCGGCCATTTCCTTGATCTTGTCGTTTCGTAAAATTCCCAGTGCCGCCGACAATCCGGCCGCCCCTGCACCGATGATCACCGCGTCGTACATGTCTTCAACTTGCTCTGGACTCATACCCCCGATTATGGCACAAGGCCAGCAAGAGCATATTGCAGGAACGTGGTAGGTGAGCTCTTCCCAAACGGGAGTGGCACTCGTACCATGGGGGTATGAGCGAATCTTTCAATGCACGTGTCTACGATGTCGTCAAGCGCATACCCGAAGGCAAGGTGGCCACGTACGGCCAGGTGGCGGCGCTCGCGGGCAATCCGCGCAACGCCAGGTTCGTGGGCTATGCGTTGCATTCCAATCCTGAGCCGGGCGTGATTCCGTGCCATCGTG from Bifidobacterium sp. ESL0800 encodes:
- a CDS encoding MGMT family protein, yielding MSESFNARVYDVVKRIPEGKVATYGQVAALAGNPRNARFVGYALHSNPEPGVIPCHRVVFRDGSLAPGFAFGGPDRQRALLEDEGVSFLPPAPKHENAGEEGWVVDLKRCQWQR
- a CDS encoding FAD-binding protein — translated: MSPEQVEDMYDAVIIGAGAAGLSAALGILRNDKIKEMAAKGHRPKLLVISKLQALRSHTGSAEGGIAASLGNIEHDDWHWHYYDTVKGGDWLVDQDAAKILAQYAPQTVINLERSGVAFSRTPDGHIAQRKFGGHTKDYGKAPIKRAAYAADRIGHQILYALWQQCIGAGVQFAEEWYVTDLVLNDAKDRACGVVAFDTHTGKTHPIASRNVLMASGGAGRLFHTTSNSWDLTGDGMALALKAGLQLEDCEFVQFHPTGLAHTGILLSEASRGEGGILRNADGEAFMARYAPEHKDLAARDVVSRSIMAEVDAGRGVADPKEPNGPKDCVWLDMTGIDKAHMLDVLPQVVETIRDYAGLDPSRDWVAVKPTAHYTMGGIPITTDGQVYQWRDGKRDIVESLYAAGECSCVSVHGANRLGGNSLLDACLFGTRAGESIAQAIGDEANDTGSSDEQSCDSENRNTTQLAADKRQSSIKTLLTSSTDDDLAGTTGVASNVSASISLPEGEAASSSTTDVSDHEPDAGRDNPYRLLADLGTTMEHAVAVRCDAKSIAEAQHIIAEQLLPRAKALRTHSSATAFNQELTAIWEVGNLIELAQAMLDASAARHESRGAFARTDFPQRDDEHFLAHSMADATGDVFWQPVHIVDMPPKSRAY